The Acipenser ruthenus unplaced genomic scaffold, fAciRut3.2 maternal haplotype, whole genome shotgun sequence genome window below encodes:
- the LOC131734212 gene encoding proline-rich protein 36-like, translated as SLFLSSFFLSPLLSPFISSLPVYLSFSFSLNHCFSFFLFFLSFSLPPLPLSSLLSPLSPSLPPSLSVSPPLFSPLLLSSLSPFFFFLSPLLFLSLLSPSPLLSPLLSPSPLSPLSPSLPPSLSLSLLSSPPLLSSSPLPSLSLLQVCRAGGWGFPPPCSSDSVTTATTFRTLLGTCFSCQRLCGVCTAPQTPQPPPANPPDPDRDRTRRHPSGVLGSARHAAHGNQRRSGCHGGANLGNSSSAAAPSGGSLVEQQGSSSQHSNRTFRSYLPAGVRTYSCVHCRAHLADHQHLISKSFQGSQGRAYLFESVVNVGCGPAEERVLLTGLHAVADIYCENCKTTLGWKYEHAFEMTQKYKEGKYIIELAHMLKENYWD; from the exons tctctttttctctcttctttctttctctctcctctcctctctcccttcatctcctctctccctgtttatctttctttctctttctctctcaaccactgtttctctttctttcttttctttctttctttctctctcccccctctccccctctcctctctcctctcccccctctccccctccctgccaccctctctctctgtctctcctcctctcttctctcctctcctcctctcctctctctctcctttctttttctttctctctcctctcctctttctttctctcctctccccctctcctctcctctcccctctcctctccccctctcctctctcccctctctccccctccctgccaccctctctctctctgtctctcctctcctctccccctctcctctcctcctctcctctcccctctctctctcttctccaggtGTGTAGAGCCGGGGGTTGGGGGTTCCCTCCCCCCTGCTCCTCAGATTCCGTCACCACGGCGACTACTTTCAGGACACTTCTAGGGACTTGCTTTTCGTGTCAGCGGCTGTGCGGCGTGTGCACCGCGCCCCAAACCCCGCAGCCCCCCCCCGCCAACCCCCCCGACCCCGACCGCGATCGCACCCGTCGACACCCGTCCGGCGTCCTCGGCAGCGCTCGTCACGCTGCCCACGGCAACCAGCGCCGCAGCGGCTGCCATGGCGGTGCTAACCTGGGCAACAGCAGCAGCGCCGCAGCGCCCTCTGGCGGCTCGTTGGTGGAACAGCAGGGCTCCTCCAGCCAGCACAGCAACCGGACTTTCCGGTCGTATCTGCCGGCTGGTGTTCGGACCTACAGCTGCGTGCACTGCCGGGCACACTTAGCTGACCACCAGCACCTCATTTCAAAG TCTTTCCAAGGAAGTCAAGGCAGAGCGTACCTGTTTGAATCAGT GGTGAATGTGGGGTGCGGCCCGGCAGAGGAGAGGGTGCTCTTGACAGGTCTGCATGCCGTCGCTGACATCTACTGTGAGAACTGCAAGACCACGCTGGGCTGGAAATAC gaacacGCTTTTGAAATGACCCAGAAATACAAGGAAGGCAAATATATAATCGAGCTGGCACACATGCTGAAGGAAAACTACTGGGACTGA